One region of Paucibacter aquatile genomic DNA includes:
- the proC gene encoding pyrroline-5-carboxylate reductase has product MSSPIAFIGGGNMASAIIGGLLRAGLKPDRVWVVEPYEPQRARLQTDFPGLHVLAAAEPSLAEASLVVWAVKPQLFGEAAAPLAGLLQGALHLSVMAGIRSDTLAAKTGSERIVRAMPNTPALIGQGIAGLFARAAVSAEDRARVEQVLAPTGRSLWVEAEADLDAVTALSGSGPAYFFYIVEAMTAAAVDMGLSEAQGRELALATCGGAAALGLASSESPTVLRERVTSKGGTTFAAISSLQADQVGAAVQRAVRAAQQRARELGDEFAG; this is encoded by the coding sequence ATGAGTTCTCCCATTGCTTTCATCGGCGGCGGCAATATGGCCAGCGCCATCATCGGCGGTTTGCTGCGCGCCGGGCTCAAGCCGGACCGGGTCTGGGTGGTCGAGCCTTACGAGCCGCAGCGCGCCCGCCTGCAGACGGATTTCCCCGGCCTCCATGTGCTGGCGGCGGCCGAGCCCAGCCTGGCCGAGGCCAGCCTGGTGGTCTGGGCCGTCAAGCCCCAGCTGTTCGGGGAGGCGGCCGCGCCGCTGGCCGGCCTGCTTCAGGGCGCCCTGCACCTGTCGGTGATGGCCGGCATCCGCAGCGACACCCTGGCGGCCAAGACCGGCAGTGAGCGCATCGTCCGCGCCATGCCCAACACCCCGGCCCTGATCGGCCAGGGCATCGCCGGCCTGTTCGCTCGCGCTGCCGTGTCGGCCGAAGACCGCGCCCGGGTCGAGCAGGTGCTGGCGCCCACCGGCCGCAGCCTCTGGGTCGAGGCCGAGGCGGATCTGGACGCCGTCACCGCCTTGTCGGGCTCGGGCCCGGCCTACTTCTTCTACATCGTCGAGGCCATGACGGCCGCGGCGGTGGACATGGGCTTGAGCGAAGCCCAGGGCCGCGAGCTGGCCCTGGCCACCTGCGGCGGTGCCGCCGCCCTGGGCCTGGCGTCGAGCGAATCGCCCACCGTGCTGCGCGAGCGGGTCACCTCCAAGGGCGGCACCACCTTTGCGGCCATCAGCAGCCTGCAGGCCGACCAGGTCGGCGCTGCAGTCCAGCGGGCCGTGCGGGCGGCGCAGCAGCGGGCCCGTGAGCTGGGCGACGAATTTGCGGGCTGA
- a CDS encoding polysaccharide deacetylase family protein — MLPQREKDGTDLLMLNVFYTVDVEVWCDGWNDIDSKFPAAFQSYVYGPTAAGNFGLPFQLKLLSDHGLTGVFFVEPLFAARFGIEPLREIVGMIEAAGHEVQLHLHTEWVDEGRPNTILPNSTHKRQYLRMFDLAEQTQLIGIGLDYLAQAGARRPNAFRAGSFGFNHLTLQALQAHGIVHDSSYNATMFGPDSGLVPGTLLTDCCAFDGVLEHPMTVYDDGFGRLRHAQLTASSSAEMETLLWQALERGQSEFVILSHNFELLNPAKNRADAVVVKRLEKLCRFVSDNRAHFNMSGFHGLNARTVQTQPLPLASTRWKTGMRTLEQAYRRRYQ, encoded by the coding sequence ATGCTGCCGCAGCGCGAAAAGGACGGAACGGATCTGCTGATGCTCAATGTTTTTTACACAGTCGATGTGGAGGTGTGGTGTGACGGTTGGAACGATATCGATTCCAAGTTCCCCGCCGCCTTCCAGAGCTATGTGTACGGGCCGACGGCGGCCGGAAACTTTGGCCTGCCCTTCCAACTGAAACTGCTCAGTGACCATGGCCTGACGGGGGTGTTCTTTGTCGAGCCCCTGTTCGCTGCGCGCTTCGGTATCGAGCCGCTGCGAGAGATCGTTGGCATGATTGAGGCCGCCGGCCATGAGGTGCAGCTGCATCTGCACACCGAGTGGGTGGACGAGGGCCGGCCGAACACCATCCTGCCCAACAGCACGCACAAGCGGCAGTACCTGCGCATGTTCGATCTGGCCGAGCAGACCCAGCTGATCGGCATCGGCCTGGACTACCTGGCCCAGGCGGGCGCCCGGCGCCCCAATGCCTTCCGCGCCGGCAGCTTTGGCTTCAATCACCTGACCCTGCAGGCCTTGCAGGCGCATGGCATCGTCCACGACTCCAGCTACAACGCCACCATGTTTGGCCCGGACAGCGGCCTGGTGCCTGGAACCCTGCTGACCGATTGCTGCGCTTTCGATGGCGTGCTGGAGCATCCGATGACCGTCTATGACGACGGCTTTGGCCGCCTGCGCCACGCGCAGCTGACGGCCTCCTCCAGCGCCGAGATGGAAACCCTGCTCTGGCAGGCGCTGGAGCGCGGCCAGTCCGAGTTCGTCATCCTCTCGCACAACTTTGAGTTGCTGAATCCGGCCAAGAACCGGGCCGATGCGGTGGTCGTCAAACGCCTCGAAAAGCTGTGCCGTTTCGTCAGCGACAATCGTGCCCATTTCAATATGTCAGGCTTTCATGGCTTGAACGCCCGCACGGTGCAAACCCAACCCTTGCCCTTGGCTTCCACACGCTGGAAAACCGGGATGCGAACGCTGGAACAAGCGTATCGCCGGAGATATCAGTGA
- a CDS encoding GNAT family N-acetyltransferase, producing the protein MKTSEGPALISDEALSQTGTWPTHQLKDQAFCSPRSLRAWAQAFLPGRGWSGPLCHVVSREHGAIQAFVPFAKQKIALFSIHSLAGYYWPFRTLFVGAQKEPGLAAAEALGRELAAHPPGAVLRFGPVSSRDVALHSVLRELSRQGWRALCRETGAVFELDLSQGMEGLKPKFSNSLIKNIEYSRRRLGKTVGELSVERHVMGRSLDILDTLAGIESQSWLAKKGGELKFIGPANQRFWALMGEQPDGHSEAVFWVLRCGGQPVAFSAHLETETAVYIIANSYDEQWKSHSPGSILTFDVLQDAVARGKRLLDWGQGDSGYKQRWGAQEASLLHDVMLFKPGLIGGLLAWVAKKALPTWTVRLDSLA; encoded by the coding sequence ATGAAAACATCGGAGGGCCCAGCGCTCATCAGTGACGAGGCCTTGTCTCAAACCGGTACCTGGCCAACGCACCAGCTCAAGGACCAGGCCTTTTGCAGCCCCAGGAGTCTGCGTGCTTGGGCCCAGGCCTTTTTGCCCGGGCGTGGCTGGAGTGGCCCGCTGTGCCATGTGGTGAGCCGTGAGCACGGCGCCATCCAGGCCTTTGTGCCTTTCGCCAAGCAGAAGATCGCGCTGTTTTCCATCCACTCGCTGGCGGGCTATTACTGGCCGTTCCGAACCCTGTTTGTGGGGGCGCAGAAAGAGCCTGGCCTGGCGGCGGCCGAAGCGCTGGGGCGCGAGTTGGCTGCCCATCCGCCCGGCGCCGTGCTGCGCTTCGGGCCGGTGTCCAGCCGCGATGTCGCTTTGCACTCCGTCCTGCGTGAACTGAGCCGCCAAGGCTGGCGCGCGCTGTGCCGGGAAACCGGTGCGGTCTTCGAGCTGGATCTCTCGCAAGGCATGGAAGGACTCAAGCCCAAGTTCAGCAACTCGCTGATCAAGAACATCGAGTATTCGCGCCGGCGCCTGGGCAAGACGGTGGGCGAGCTCAGCGTGGAGCGCCATGTGATGGGCCGCTCGCTCGACATCCTCGACACCCTGGCCGGCATCGAGTCGCAATCCTGGCTGGCCAAGAAGGGCGGCGAACTCAAGTTCATCGGCCCGGCCAACCAGCGTTTCTGGGCGCTGATGGGTGAGCAGCCCGATGGCCACTCGGAGGCGGTGTTCTGGGTGCTGCGCTGCGGCGGCCAGCCGGTGGCGTTCTCGGCGCATCTGGAGACCGAGACCGCGGTCTACATCATCGCCAACTCCTACGACGAACAATGGAAGAGCCACAGCCCCGGTTCCATCCTGACCTTTGATGTGCTGCAGGACGCTGTCGCGCGTGGCAAGCGCTTGCTGGACTGGGGCCAGGGCGACTCGGGCTACAAGCAGCGCTGGGGTGCGCAGGAGGCGTCCTTGCTGCATGACGTGATGTTGTTCAAGCCGGGCTTGATCGGTGGCCTGCTGGCCTGGGTGGCCAAGAAAGCCCTGCCGACCTGGACGGTCCGCCTGGATTCGCTGGCCTGA
- a CDS encoding tetratricopeptide repeat protein: MRRLPLLRQVCHSGLVGLALVASGLPAPAQPPGAARAQAEAAPLSAPALQRLRQQLQQQDYRAAQPQLQTLLRRHAAGQALGSGEGELMYRWLFASENLAEVGRRTAAVLEEGSAATAADLLAAARLALDLRELDRAEVCLQRALAQARSVAERAAVLRGQGQLAYQRRNYDGALALHQQALALQPSADGEQALAETLIRLGRTADAVAAAERAVALDPLHEQAHYHLGNGYARKNYSELAAESPAAFAAANTLIRRAARSFDRGDLLAARRLAASALARCPGHGRAHAVLAKAIEGLRLRQDPHRAADEARFAATPMPQVPAIERYVLNWAQLSPRHQKRVALSLAPWKAFIPVLVEGGATHFIKPLDMRLSETPGAQALKDQRIGYDSRLWDDVRGMGGFNTVTGIEDVERSIFGRYNTVLHELSHQVHGVLTADTAREIQELYRRAKLRDERSKNAFLSRYAGGSVWEYFAEGANALDSPRRDAFDTREIVRERLQAMDPELQALVQRLFDQTDTRASLPIALVNAGHHRLESGELPAARGFFERARAVAPQDELVLTASLYGASLAGDAAAVHQLAAELQSRYPRSGAVLTSVLDALWHSGQPLAELTAQLSAQAQGLTGEDRQRVDLALGAHQLRLGAAAPALAAFESALAYQSDSPEALWGKAAALAQAERWDEAFAVYEQALRLRTGLVELRRDLARDLLRAGRLEPARAQLKEAALLDPKDAGVLALQAWASLLSGDAASALRQAEAARALDPWADLALIIQGAAQARLGRPEQAAASWAPLRQRHADAASGPRYVYRAAASGWVSVNEQPAWERRLLEQLAGGS, translated from the coding sequence ATGCGCCGCCTGCCCCTGCTTCGCCAGGTCTGTCATTCGGGCCTGGTCGGCTTGGCCCTGGTTGCCAGTGGATTGCCAGCCCCGGCCCAGCCCCCGGGGGCAGCCCGGGCGCAAGCCGAAGCGGCGCCGCTCAGTGCCCCCGCCCTCCAGCGTCTGCGCCAGCAGCTGCAGCAGCAGGACTACCGCGCGGCTCAGCCGCAGCTGCAGACTTTGCTGCGCCGCCATGCGGCCGGGCAGGCCTTGGGCAGTGGCGAGGGCGAGCTGATGTATCGCTGGTTGTTTGCAAGCGAGAACCTGGCCGAGGTGGGGCGGCGCACGGCGGCGGTGCTGGAGGAAGGCAGCGCCGCCACGGCCGCCGATTTGCTGGCGGCGGCGCGCCTGGCCCTGGATCTGCGCGAGCTGGACCGGGCCGAGGTGTGCTTGCAGCGGGCGCTAGCGCAGGCTCGCAGCGTGGCCGAGCGGGCGGCGGTCTTGCGCGGTCAGGGCCAGCTGGCCTACCAGCGGCGCAACTACGATGGCGCCCTCGCACTGCATCAGCAGGCCCTGGCCTTGCAGCCCAGTGCCGATGGCGAGCAGGCCTTGGCCGAGACCTTGATCCGCCTGGGCCGCACGGCCGATGCCGTGGCCGCCGCCGAGCGTGCTGTGGCCCTGGACCCCTTGCACGAGCAGGCGCATTACCACCTGGGCAATGGTTATGCCCGCAAGAACTACAGCGAGCTGGCGGCCGAGTCACCGGCCGCTTTTGCCGCCGCCAACACCTTGATCCGCCGCGCTGCGCGCTCCTTTGACCGCGGCGATCTGCTGGCCGCGCGCCGCCTGGCCGCCAGCGCTCTGGCGCGCTGCCCCGGCCATGGCCGTGCCCATGCCGTGCTGGCCAAGGCCATCGAAGGCCTGCGCCTGCGCCAGGACCCGCACCGGGCCGCCGATGAAGCCCGCTTTGCCGCCACACCCATGCCCCAGGTGCCCGCCATCGAGCGCTATGTGCTGAACTGGGCCCAGCTCTCGCCGCGCCATCAGAAGCGCGTGGCTCTGTCGCTGGCGCCCTGGAAGGCCTTCATTCCGGTGCTGGTCGAGGGTGGCGCCACGCATTTCATCAAGCCTCTGGACATGCGCCTGTCCGAAACCCCTGGCGCGCAAGCACTCAAGGACCAGCGCATCGGCTACGACTCGCGGCTTTGGGACGATGTGCGCGGCATGGGCGGCTTCAACACCGTGACCGGCATCGAGGACGTGGAACGCTCCATCTTCGGCCGTTACAACACCGTGCTGCATGAGCTCAGCCACCAGGTCCACGGCGTGCTGACGGCCGACACGGCCCGCGAGATCCAGGAGCTCTACCGCCGCGCCAAGCTGCGCGATGAGCGCAGCAAGAATGCGTTCTTGTCGCGTTATGCCGGCGGCTCGGTCTGGGAGTATTTCGCCGAGGGCGCCAATGCCCTCGACTCGCCACGCCGCGACGCCTTCGACACGCGCGAGATCGTGCGTGAGCGCCTGCAGGCCATGGACCCCGAGCTGCAGGCCCTGGTGCAGCGCCTCTTCGATCAGACCGACACCCGTGCCAGCCTGCCCATCGCCTTGGTCAACGCCGGCCACCACCGGCTGGAGTCGGGCGAGTTGCCCGCCGCGCGCGGCTTTTTCGAGCGCGCCCGCGCCGTGGCGCCGCAGGACGAGCTGGTGCTGACGGCATCGCTCTACGGTGCCTCGCTGGCCGGTGACGCCGCGGCGGTGCACCAACTCGCGGCCGAGCTGCAGAGCCGCTATCCGCGCAGCGGCGCCGTGCTCACCTCAGTCCTGGACGCGCTGTGGCACAGCGGCCAGCCCCTGGCCGAATTGACGGCCCAACTCAGTGCACAAGCCCAGGGCTTGACGGGCGAAGACCGCCAGCGGGTCGACCTGGCCCTGGGCGCCCACCAGCTGCGCCTGGGCGCGGCCGCGCCGGCCCTGGCCGCGTTTGAGTCGGCCCTGGCCTATCAGAGCGACAGCCCCGAGGCCCTCTGGGGCAAGGCCGCCGCCCTGGCCCAGGCCGAGCGCTGGGACGAGGCCTTTGCCGTCTACGAGCAGGCGCTGCGCCTGCGCACCGGCCTGGTGGAGCTGCGCCGCGATCTGGCCCGCGATCTTTTGCGCGCCGGCCGGCTGGAGCCCGCCCGTGCCCAGCTCAAGGAAGCCGCGCTGCTGGACCCCAAGGATGCCGGCGTGCTGGCGTTGCAGGCCTGGGCTTCGCTGTTGAGCGGCGATGCCGCTTCAGCCCTGCGCCAGGCCGAGGCCGCGCGGGCCCTGGACCCCTGGGCTGACCTGGCCCTGATCATCCAGGGCGCCGCCCAGGCCCGCCTGGGCCGGCCCGAGCAGGCGGCAGCCAGCTGGGCGCCGCTGCGTCAGCGCCATGCCGACGCCGCCAGCGGGCCGCGTTACGTCTACCGCGCCGCGGCCTCGGGCTGGGTGTCGGTCAACGAGCAGCCGGCCTGGGAGCGGCGCCTGCTGGAGCAGTTGGCCGGCGGCTCCTGA
- a CDS encoding GNAT family N-acetyltransferase, with amino-acid sequence MYVRQHYPRYFIDLNQSFEDYKAKFSAKTRSTINRKIKKFAEHCGGSLDWRQYTRPEEMGEFLKLARQVSALTYQEKLLDAGIPNSEAFTAEVMQLAAQDLVRAYIIFHEGKPVSYLYCPIEEGVLVYSYLGYDPSFMKLSVGTVLQWQALETIFAEGKHKYFDFTEGESEHKKLFATGHRQCADVFFIRRSLAHWLLVQGHRHFNAAVEKFGEFLERHNLKTRIRQWMRFGA; translated from the coding sequence GTGTATGTCCGCCAGCATTACCCGCGTTATTTCATCGACCTGAACCAGTCTTTTGAAGACTACAAGGCCAAGTTTTCGGCCAAGACGCGTTCGACCATCAACCGCAAGATCAAGAAATTTGCCGAGCATTGTGGTGGCAGCCTGGATTGGCGCCAGTACACACGCCCCGAGGAGATGGGTGAGTTTCTGAAACTGGCCCGCCAGGTGTCGGCCCTGACCTATCAGGAGAAACTGCTCGACGCCGGGATTCCCAATTCAGAGGCATTCACGGCCGAGGTGATGCAACTGGCGGCGCAGGATCTCGTGCGCGCCTACATCATCTTCCACGAGGGCAAACCCGTTTCTTATCTGTACTGCCCGATCGAAGAAGGCGTGCTGGTGTATTCCTATCTGGGCTACGACCCCAGTTTCATGAAACTGTCGGTCGGCACGGTGCTGCAGTGGCAGGCGCTGGAAACCATTTTTGCCGAAGGCAAGCACAAGTATTTCGATTTCACCGAGGGCGAATCCGAGCACAAAAAGCTGTTCGCCACCGGCCATCGGCAATGTGCCGATGTGTTTTTCATTCGCCGCAGTCTGGCCCATTGGTTGCTGGTGCAGGGGCATCGCCATTTCAATGCCGCGGTCGAGAAATTCGGCGAGTTTCTCGAGCGCCACAATTTGAAGACACGCATCCGCCAGTGGATGCGCTTCGGTGCCTGA
- a CDS encoding nitroreductase family protein — protein sequence MTETTIQQERPAPAMEALPAFQELPPEQMIERARRNYQQLLRRRTVRDYDSRPVPREVIEQCLLAAGTAPSGANQQPWHFAVISDPAIKHQIRIEAEEEERTFYNGRAPEEWLRALAPLGTDANKPFLDEAPLLIAIFAQKYGIDAQGERFSHYYVPESVGIATGFLISALHDAGLATLTHTPSPMGFLSKICGRPESEKPVILLVVGYPKPGCLVPVHGGIKKPLAAISSWL from the coding sequence ATGACCGAAACGACGATTCAACAGGAGCGGCCCGCCCCCGCCATGGAGGCTCTGCCCGCCTTTCAGGAGCTGCCGCCCGAACAGATGATCGAGCGCGCCCGCCGAAACTACCAGCAGCTGCTGCGCCGCCGCACCGTGCGCGATTACGACAGCCGGCCCGTGCCGCGCGAGGTGATCGAGCAATGCCTGCTCGCCGCCGGCACCGCGCCCTCGGGCGCCAACCAGCAGCCCTGGCATTTCGCCGTCATCAGCGATCCGGCCATCAAGCACCAGATCCGCATCGAGGCCGAGGAAGAAGAGCGCACCTTCTACAACGGCCGCGCGCCCGAAGAATGGCTGCGCGCCCTGGCGCCGCTGGGCACCGATGCCAACAAGCCTTTTCTGGACGAGGCGCCGCTGCTGATCGCCATCTTTGCGCAGAAGTACGGCATCGACGCCCAGGGCGAGCGCTTCAGCCACTACTACGTGCCCGAGTCGGTGGGCATCGCCACCGGCTTCTTGATCAGCGCCCTGCACGACGCCGGCCTCGCCACCCTCACCCACACGCCCAGCCCCATGGGCTTTCTGAGCAAGATCTGCGGCCGGCCGGAATCGGAGAAGCCCGTCATCCTGCTGGTCGTGGGCTACCCCAAGCCGGGCTGCCTGGTGCCGGTGCATGGTGGCATCAAGAAGCCGCTGGCGGCGATCAGCAGCTGGCTCTGA
- a CDS encoding GNAT family N-acetyltransferase, with product MNQRLSFLLGPGGLTASAFFAFKLLSGLEVFRFASKALPAAAAPELPEGWAYQRLSSLADLARLPAGTATQIAAQSGPEPERLLQRGCSIHVLLCGEAVVAQLNIETGPVCAVDDPKLALHLSAGDGFLGFLYTWPEFRRRGAAQLLIAATEQGMREQGLSRLVTHVRATNVPSMAVFKNLGCRFSAVVFSKTSGALVGSLGMGRLGLRALPAAGG from the coding sequence ATGAATCAACGCCTGTCTTTCCTGCTCGGCCCGGGCGGCCTCACGGCCTCGGCGTTCTTCGCTTTCAAGCTGCTCAGCGGGCTGGAGGTGTTTCGCTTCGCCAGCAAGGCCCTGCCGGCTGCGGCGGCGCCAGAGTTGCCGGAGGGCTGGGCCTATCAGCGCCTCTCCAGCCTGGCTGATCTGGCGCGCCTGCCGGCCGGCACGGCCACGCAGATCGCCGCTCAGTCGGGGCCGGAACCCGAGCGTCTGCTGCAGCGCGGCTGCAGCATCCATGTCCTGCTGTGTGGCGAGGCGGTGGTGGCCCAGCTCAATATCGAAACCGGCCCGGTCTGTGCGGTGGACGATCCCAAGCTGGCCCTGCATCTGTCCGCGGGCGACGGTTTCCTCGGTTTCCTCTACACCTGGCCCGAGTTCCGCCGCCGGGGCGCGGCGCAGCTGCTGATCGCCGCCACCGAGCAGGGCATGCGGGAGCAGGGCCTGAGCCGCCTGGTCACCCATGTGCGGGCTACCAATGTGCCCTCCATGGCCGTGTTCAAAAATCTGGGCTGCCGCTTCAGCGCAGTCGTGTTCAGCAAGACATCGGGTGCCTTGGTCGGGTCCTTGGGCATGGGCCGCCTGGGCCTGCGTGCCTTGCCGGCCGCTGGGGGCTGA
- a CDS encoding Lrp/AsnC ligand binding domain-containing protein, whose amino-acid sequence MSSDTPTLDKTDARILRVLQADGRISNLKLAEAVHLSPTAVLERVKRLTREGYILGYEARLNPEKLGAAMLVFIEILLDRTVQDVMDNFKAAVQARPEILECHLVAGGFDYLLKTRVSDMGAYREFIGSVIWTLPGVRETRTYAVMEEVKNTTALPI is encoded by the coding sequence ATGAGCAGCGACACCCCCACCCTGGACAAGACCGATGCCCGCATCCTGCGTGTGCTGCAGGCAGACGGCCGCATCTCCAATCTGAAGCTGGCCGAGGCCGTGCACCTCTCCCCCACCGCCGTGCTCGAGCGCGTCAAGCGCCTGACCCGCGAGGGCTACATCCTGGGCTATGAAGCGCGGCTCAACCCCGAAAAACTGGGCGCGGCCATGCTGGTCTTCATCGAAATCCTGCTCGACCGCACGGTACAGGACGTGATGGACAACTTCAAGGCCGCCGTCCAAGCCCGCCCTGAGATCCTGGAATGCCACCTCGTGGCCGGCGGCTTCGACTACCTGCTCAAGACCCGTGTGTCCGATATGGGCGCCTACCGCGAGTTCATCGGCAGTGTCATCTGGACCCTGCCCGGCGTGCGCGAGACGCGGACCTATGCGGTGATGGAGGAGGTGAAGAACACGACGGCGTTGCCGATTTGA
- the ppk2 gene encoding polyphosphate kinase 2 → MQRMQADLIDSYDEELEMEIDDRGFDEDAIRSRFTPEQRLQRRAYFQELFRLQGELVKLQDWVVASKHKAVIIFEGRDAAGKGGVIKRITQRLNPRVCRVAALPAPNDRERTQWYFQRYISHLPAGGEIVLFDRSWYNRAGVERVMGFCSDDEYEEFFRSVPEFEKMLVRAGIQVIKYWFSISDEEQHTRFLGRIHDPLKQWKLSPMDLESRRRWEDYTKAKEVMMERTHIAEAPWWVVQADDKKKARLNCMAHLLAQMPYHEIPHPPVILPSRERHEDYERQPVPPEMVVPELY, encoded by the coding sequence ATGCAGCGCATGCAGGCGGACCTGATCGACAGCTATGACGAAGAGCTGGAGATGGAGATTGACGACCGCGGCTTCGATGAAGACGCGATCCGCAGCCGCTTCACGCCCGAGCAGCGCCTGCAGCGCCGCGCCTATTTCCAGGAGCTGTTCCGCCTGCAGGGCGAGCTGGTCAAGCTGCAGGACTGGGTGGTGGCCAGCAAGCACAAGGCCGTCATCATCTTTGAGGGCCGCGACGCCGCGGGCAAGGGCGGCGTGATCAAGCGCATCACCCAGCGCCTGAACCCGCGCGTCTGCCGGGTGGCGGCATTGCCCGCACCGAACGACCGCGAGCGCACGCAGTGGTATTTCCAGCGCTACATCTCTCATCTGCCAGCCGGTGGCGAGATCGTGCTGTTTGATCGCAGCTGGTACAACCGCGCCGGCGTCGAGCGGGTCATGGGCTTTTGCAGCGACGACGAGTACGAGGAGTTCTTCCGCTCGGTGCCCGAGTTCGAAAAAATGCTGGTGCGCGCCGGCATCCAGGTCATCAAGTACTGGTTCTCGATCTCCGACGAGGAACAGCACACCCGCTTCCTGGGCCGCATCCACGACCCGCTCAAGCAGTGGAAGCTCAGCCCCATGGACCTGGAGTCGCGCCGCCGCTGGGAGGACTACACCAAGGCCAAGGAAGTGATGATGGAGCGCACCCACATTGCAGAGGCGCCCTGGTGGGTGGTGCAGGCCGACGATAAGAAAAAGGCCCGCCTGAACTGCATGGCCCATTTGCTGGCCCAGATGCCGTACCACGAGATCCCGCACCCGCCGGTCATCCTGCCCTCGCGCGAGCGACACGAGGATTACGAACGCCAACCCGTGCCGCCGGAGATGGTGGTGCCGGAGTTGTACTGA
- a CDS encoding phosphatase PAP2 family protein yields MNWGFASSAVTLWPWLTRLGEAQFLLPLALLGLAWVWRSAGARAAQRAWAWRALALLAAVIGVTTASKLAFMGWGLGIARWDFTGFSGHSMFAAAVLPLLTWLALAASPAVSVRADRESDRGRFSTATWAWIGLSYALAALIAYSRLKVGAHSVSESVTGFLLGAVASGASLWLAPTLRRGLPRGLPMAALALLLLMPSMAPPSRSHDWVTHWALQLSGRQQPVDRRDLQEPEAGPELQHLQEPTS; encoded by the coding sequence ATGAATTGGGGCTTTGCATCTTCCGCCGTCACGCTGTGGCCCTGGCTGACCCGCCTGGGCGAGGCGCAGTTTCTACTTCCGCTGGCCTTGTTGGGCCTGGCCTGGGTCTGGCGCAGTGCGGGAGCGCGCGCCGCCCAAAGGGCCTGGGCCTGGCGCGCTCTGGCCTTGTTGGCCGCTGTGATCGGCGTGACCACGGCCAGCAAGCTGGCTTTCATGGGCTGGGGCCTGGGCATCGCGCGCTGGGATTTCACCGGTTTTTCCGGGCATTCCATGTTCGCCGCAGCGGTCTTGCCCCTGCTGACCTGGCTGGCGCTGGCGGCTTCTCCGGCTGTCTCGGTTCGGGCGGATCGTGAATCCGACCGAGGTCGGTTTTCGACCGCTACTTGGGCTTGGATTGGCTTGTCCTACGCGCTGGCGGCTTTGATTGCTTACTCACGCCTGAAAGTTGGTGCGCACTCTGTTTCAGAGTCGGTGACCGGTTTTCTGCTCGGCGCCGTGGCCAGTGGCGCCAGCTTGTGGCTGGCGCCGACGCTGCGGCGCGGTTTGCCGCGCGGTCTGCCCATGGCTGCCTTGGCGCTCTTGCTGCTGATGCCCTCGATGGCGCCGCCGTCACGCAGCCATGATTGGGTCACCCATTGGGCGCTGCAGTTGTCGGGCCGTCAGCAGCCGGTCGATCGGCGGGATCTTCAGGAGCCCGAGGCTGGGCCGGAACTGCAGCACCTGCAAGAGCCGACGTCTTGA
- a CDS encoding lectin, translated as MSPQHPRRSIVCSLSAFALLAAPVAPAWAAEPRDRGVELKTVELRSSGRYESLRLDEGVRDVELDHQISGACRFNRSWGFDLSNRELWVNDGCSARFKLFGDAINGEDGGRESSGISTGAVVAGVAAVAAIALLASKSGKDKDNNSNNNDGDWQGPDRPQWGSGQIRGKDGLCLDMSGRVERGTEAIVFNCHGGNNQRFSWSNRGELRVGGMCLDVAEGNREDGARVIAWPCSGGVNQRWTRQGSEIRSRMNGKCLDIKEGRARPKQPVLLWSCNGGSNQRWSW; from the coding sequence ATGAGCCCCCAGCACCCGCGTCGTTCCATTGTTTGCAGCCTGAGTGCGTTCGCGCTGCTCGCGGCGCCTGTCGCGCCCGCCTGGGCTGCGGAGCCGCGTGATCGCGGCGTGGAACTCAAGACCGTGGAGCTGCGCTCCAGCGGCCGTTATGAAAGCCTGCGCCTCGACGAAGGCGTGCGCGATGTGGAGCTGGACCATCAGATCAGCGGTGCCTGCCGCTTCAACCGCAGCTGGGGCTTCGACCTCAGCAACCGCGAGCTCTGGGTCAATGACGGCTGCTCGGCTCGCTTCAAGCTGTTTGGCGATGCCATCAACGGCGAAGACGGTGGCAGGGAGTCTTCGGGCATCAGCACCGGTGCCGTGGTGGCGGGTGTGGCGGCCGTGGCGGCCATTGCCCTGCTGGCCTCCAAATCGGGCAAGGACAAAGACAACAACAGCAACAACAACGACGGTGACTGGCAGGGCCCGGACCGCCCGCAATGGGGCAGCGGCCAGATCCGCGGCAAGGACGGCCTGTGCCTGGACATGTCGGGCCGGGTCGAGCGCGGCACCGAGGCCATCGTCTTCAACTGCCACGGCGGCAACAACCAGCGCTTCAGCTGGAGCAACCGCGGCGAGCTGCGCGTGGGCGGCATGTGTCTCGATGTGGCCGAAGGCAACCGCGAGGACGGCGCGCGCGTGATCGCCTGGCCCTGTAGCGGCGGCGTCAACCAGCGCTGGACCCGTCAGGGCAGCGAGATCCGCAGCCGCATGAACGGCAAATGCCTGGACATCAAGGAAGGCCGCGCTCGGCCCAAGCAGCCGGTGCTGCTGTGGAGCTGCAACGGCGGCAGCAACCAGCGCTGGAGCTGGTGA